GGACTGCTCGGCAGCGCCCTGGCCGCCGCGCCCCCGAACGGCTCCGCCACCCGCTACACCATCGTCCCGTTCCTCAACAGCGACGACGGCACGGTCAACGTCTACCAGTCGGACGACGCCACCGACTTCCGGCTGCTGCGCGCCTCCGCGTACACACCGCCGACCGGCCGGATCCGTGACGCGAGCGTCATCAGACACACCGACGGCTACTACTACGTCACCTACACCACGCGCACCTGGCAGGACACCAGCACGACCATCGGCTTCGCCCGCAGCTCCGACCGCGTCAACTGGACGTTCCTCTACGACTACACCGTCCCCCTGGCCAACCTGTCCCGCGCCTGGGCGCCCGAGTGGTTCGTCGACAGCGACGGCAGCGTCAGCATCATCGTGTCCTGCTCCACCACGAACGACCAGTGGATCTTCACGCCGTACCTGCTGCGGGCCACGAACTCGGCGCTCACGGCGTGGAGTTCACCGGTGCCGCTCTCCGGCATCGGCGCCAACCACATCGACACGTTCATCGTGAAGATCGGCTCGACGTACCACGCGTTCCCGAAGAACGAGACGACGAAGTACATCGAGTACGCCACCGCCTCGAACCTGACCGGCCCGTACACCATCCGCCGGACGGGCGACTGGGCGGGCTGGGGCAGCTACCGCGAGGGCCCGGCGCTGGTCCGGCTCGACAACGGCGGCTGGCGGATGTTCTTCGACGGCTACGGCGACGGGAACTACTACTACAGCGACAGCTACGACACCTTCGCCACCTGGTCGGCGCCGGCCGCGCTGCCCGGGATCTCCGGCACCGCACGGCACTTCACGGTGGTCAAGGAGACGGTCGCGGGCGGCCCGAGCCTGGCGAAGAACGTCACGCGCTCCTTCCGGTCGGCCAACTACTCCACCCGCTACTGGCAGCAGCAGTCCTCACTGCTCAACCTGCCCGTGGTGAGCGGCTCCAGCACCACCGCCGAGAAGCAGGCCGCCACCTTCACGGTCGTCGCCGGCCTGGCCGACGGCAGCGGCTACTCCTTCCGCGACACGGCCGGCAACTACCTGCGGCACTGGGACTTCCGCGCCCGCTTCGATCCGAACGACGGCACGAGCACGCTCGCCAAGGACGCCACGTTCGTCCTGAGGGCCGGCGCGGCGTCGGGCTCCGTCCGCTTCGAGTCGTACAACTACCCGGGGTACTACCTGCGCCACTACTCCTACCAGCTCCGCGTCGAGCGCTCGAACGGAACGGACCTGTTCCGCCAGGACAGCTCGTTCGTGCCGGTGGCTGCCTGGGCCTGAGCGCACCGGGGGCGGCCGGCCCTCGGCAGCGGCATCGGCCGAACGGTCGAGGGACCCGGGGGAGACGGCCCGGATGCCGACCGTTCGGCCGAGGCGCGCGTGCGGTCCGGCGGGCGAGGGTGGAGCCGCATCCTCCCCCCGACCTCAGGAGCACACCATGCAGCGCAGCACGTTCTTCGTCGGTGCCGTCGGCGGCGCGACCGCCGTCGTCGCACTGGGCGGTCTCGGCACCCATCTCCTCTCGGGCACCGAGTCGACCAGCCGCCTCGACGAGCACAGCACGGCGTCGGTGGACGGCCACAAGGCGCTCGCCGCGAACATCGTCGCCGGCCGCACCGAGAGCAAGTACCACCCGCTGCCCTGGGTCGGCGACAAGCTCTCCGGCGTCTCCTGCCCGACCGGTCTCAAGGCCGTGGCCGGAGCCACCCTCACCTGCACCGGCAAGAGAAGCGACGGCAAGACCGTCGAGATCCCCGTCCGCGTGACCAGGGCCGGCGCCAAGAGCGTCACTTGGACGTTCGAGCGCTGACCTGCTGCTGGGCTCGACAAGGCGGCCGGCACCACCGTCGACGTCTCCGGTGCCCTGCAACTGGCGGTCTGCGTGGCCGTCGGCGCGCTGGCCGTGCTCGCCGCGATCGGCGGCAGCGGGCCGCTGCCGCGGAAGGTGACGGCGGGCCCGGCACAGACGGCGGACTGACGCGCTACTCGTCGGAGAGCGTGAGGTCGGGAACCCGCCACGCCGCCAGCGCGAAGGCGACCAGGGACACCGCGGCGCCCGTGAGGAACACGAGGCGCATCGAGGTGACGTAGCCCTCCAGGAACGGCAGCGCCACGCCCGGGTCGAGGGCGTGCAGGAAGGCGGAGTCCTCCAGGTTCACCCCGCCGCCGGGACGGAGGACGCCGGACAGGGCCCGCGCGTTGTCGGGCTCGGCCAGGAGGTGGCGGTAGGCCGGGTCGCTGCGGGCCTCGGCCAGTCGCTCGGCGATGCGGCCGGCCGCCGTGGTGAACAGGATCGACAGGAACGCCGCGGTGCCGACCGTACCGCCGTTGGAGCGGAAGAAGTTGACGGACGCCGTCGCCGCGCCCATGTCCGTACGGGGCACCTCGCACTGCGCGAGCGTGGTGAGCGTCTGCATCGACGCGCCGAGCCCCGAGCCCATCAGGACCATGCCGAGCGCCGGGTGCCACAGCGGACTGTCCACACGCAGCGTGGCGAACACGAGCATCGCGGCGGTGAACGAGCCGACACCGGCGACGAGATGCACCTTGAACCGGCCGGTCCGGGCGATCATCCGGCCCGTCAGCAGCGTCACCGCGAGGTTCGCGGCGACCGTGGGCAGGGTCGCCAGGCCCGCCGCGATGGGGCTCATGCCACGGACCAGCTGGAGGTAGAGCGGCAGCGTCGTCATCGCTCCGAACATGCCGATGCCGACGACGAAGTGCAGCCCGACGCCCAGCCGGAAGGTCCGGACGCGGAACAGGCGCGGCGGCAGCAGCGCGGCGTCACCGGACCGGCGCTCCACCAGGACGAACACGGCGAGCCCTGCCCCGCCGACCGCGTACATCACCAGGGCCCGGGGCGAGTCCCACCCCCAGACGCGGCCCTGCTCGGCGACCGTCAGCAGCGGGACCAGCCCCACGGCAAGGGCGAGCGCCCCGGCGTAGTCGAGCCGGTGCCGCACCCGCCGGTGCGGGAAGCGCAGCACGCGCGTGATCGCCACCGCGGCCGCGGCGGCGAGCGGCACGTTGATCAGGAAGATCCAGCGCCAGCCGGCTATGCCCAGCAGCTCGGCCCGGTCCGCGAAGGCACCGCCCACGAGCGGGCCGACGATGCTGGCCCCGCCGAACACCGCCATGAAGTACCCCTGATAACGGCCCCGTTCGCGCGGAGTGGTGATGTCGGCGACGATCGTCATCGCCAGCGACATCAGCCCTCCGCCGCCGAGCCCCTGCACGGCACGGAACGCCGCCAGCTCGTAGATCGACGTGGCGCATCCGCACAGCAGCGAGCCGACGGTGAACAGCGCGATCGCGGCGAGGTAGACGGGCCTGCGGCCGTGGATGTCGGAGAGCTTGCCGTACAGCGGCGTCGCGATGGTGGCGGTGATGAGGTACGCGGTGGTCACCCACGCCTGGGCGGTCAGGCCGTGCAGGTCGTCGGCGATGGTCCGCAGCGCGGACGAGACCACGGTCTGGTCCAGCGCGCCCAGGAACATGCCGAGCACCAGCCCGGACATGACGGTGGTGATCTGCCGGTGACTGAGCCGCGGGGGCATGTCCCCGGCCGCGCCCTGATCTCGGGTGTCGGAGAAGGTCACGTGTCGTCCTCGGGGTGGGGGCGGATACGGGGCGCGGACGCGGACCGTCCGGCGACCGGCGGTACGGTCCGCGCCCGCGGCTAGAGTGCGGACACCCCTAGGGCCTGTCCTGACCCCGCTCACCGGCGCTGACGGGGTGCCGGCGGTTCCCTGCGACCTGATCCGAACGACAGGCCCTGGGGGTGTCCGCCTAGCCGGCGATGCCGGTCAGGTCGCCGACCGCCTGCCCGATCTCCGGCAGTGCCAGCATCGCCAGCTGGGCCGAGCGGGCCCGAGCCCGGGGCCCGGGGTCGGCGAGGAACTCGCGGCACACGTCGGCGATGCCCCTCGCGCTCCGGTCCGTGATGTGACGGCCCAGGCCCAGTTCCTCCACGCGCCGCGCGTTGGCGGGCTGGTCCCCGAAGTGCGGCAGGACCGCGAGCGGCGTGCCGGTGCGCATGGCCTCGCGGATGCTGTTGAAGCCGCCGTGGGTGACGAACAGGTCGACCGACTCCAGCAGCAGCGGCTGCGGGACCCGCTCGGTGACGTGGACGTGCCCGGGCAGTCCCTCGGTGTCCACCGGCACCCCGGAGGTCGACACGACCACCGTGCAGTCGTCCAGCTCCGCCGCCGCCCCCAGGATCGCGCGCAGGCTCTCGGCGGGGTCCGGCAGCCGCACGGGCAGAGGCGTGTCCTCGTCCGCCGTGCGCTCACGGAGCTGCGGCAGTGCGGTGCCGATCGCGGCGTACACCAGCGGCCGGTCCGTGGGCAGTCCGGCCGCCCACTGGGGCAGCACCCCACCGCGCTCGACGTCCACCGTCTGCCGGTAGGACCACGCCCGGGACAGGTGACGGGCGAAGGAGAAGGCGGGCGGCACGTAGTCGACCCGGCCGTGCGGTGCGATGGACAGCGGGTCGTCCCCCGCGGGCAGTCCCAGCTCCGCGCGCCGCTCGTTCAGCTGCGGCAGCACCTCGGCGGGGTCCAGCATGTTGCTGAACCCGGAAGGCGTCGGCAACTGCGGCACGCCGAGCAGTTCGGCGGTGAGCACCGCGCTCATGTCCATGCCGTCCCGCAGGATCACGTCGGGCCCGAAGTCACGGGTGAGGGGGAGCAGGACGTCCAGGTACGGCTTGACTCCGGGCCCGGCCACGTGGCGCATCAGCAGCCGGTCCAGCGCTTCGGTCGGCTCCGTCAGGTCGACGGTGCTGCCCTGGAGCTCGGCGAGGTAAGGGGCCGCCGCGGCGAGCGGATTGAACTCCGCTAAAGCGGCCTTCACCTGTACGTCGTCGTCACGGAACACGGGGACGAGCGCCTCGGTGGTGACCACCAGCACCTGATGCCCGGCCCCGGCCAGGGCGCGCAGCAGGGGCAGTTGGGCGCGCCCGTGGGAGGGACTGCCGAGCGTGGTGCACAGAACCCGCATGAGGTGAGCCTTTCTCTCGGTTTCTTTTCTGGAGGGAAGGGGAGCAGCGGCCCGCATCGGTGCCCGCGCGGGCGTCACGCCACCCGCGCCGGTGTGTCCGCGCGCCCGATGCCGTGCCTGCTCAGCCCGGCCCGCGCGAGCCGGTCCGCGTCCAGCAGGTTGCGGAAGTCGTGGACCTCCCGGCCGGCCATGCGCGCGGCGATCGCCGCCCAGTCGAGGTCGCGCAGCTCCGGCCACTCGGTGAGGACGAGACAGGCCGCCGCCCCCTCCGCCGCCCGCACCGGGTCGTCGGCGAGGTCGAGCAGATCGCTCAGGTCGGGCCGCTCCTCGCGCAACGCCGGGTCGTACGCCGTGAGTTCGGCGCCGCGCTCGCGCAGCAGCCGGGCGACGGAGAGCGCGGGGGAGTCGCGCAGATCGGAGGTGCCGGCCTTGAAGGTCAGGCCGTACAGGGCGAGCCGTACGCCGTGCAGCGAGCCGTCCGCGCCGCTTCCGCACGAGGCGGCGACCCGGTCGACGAGCTGCCGCTGGTGGGCGACGTTGGTCTCGATGGTGGCGCGCAGCAGGGGGAAGTCGACCCCGGCCAGTTCGCACACGGTCAGCAGGGCGTGGGTGTCCTTGGGCAGACAGGAGCCGCCCCAGCCGGGCCCGGGCCGAAGGAACGCGGAGCCGATGCGCGGGTCCCGGCCGATGCCCTCGGTGACGTCGTCGATGTCGGCGCCGAAGCGTTCGCAGACGGTGGCCAGGTTGTTGGCGAAGGACAGCTTCATGGCGAGGAAGAAGTTCGCCGCGTACTTGGTCAGTTCGGCGCTCGCCGGGTCGGTGAGCACCAGCGGGGCGTCCAGTCCGGCGTACAGGTCGGCGACGCGCCGGGCGGCGTCCCGGTCGGCGGCGCCGATGACGATCCGGTCGGGGTGCAGGAAGTCGTGGACGGCGCGGCCCTCGCGCAGGAACTCCGGGTTGCTGACCACGGCCACGTCGTCCCGGCCGAGCAGCGTGGCGACGCGCTCGCTCGTCCCGACGGGCACGGTCGACTTGTTGACGACGACACAGCCGGGCGGCAGTACCTCGCGGATCTGCGCGGCGACGGCCTCCACGGCGGCGAGGTCGGCCGCGCCGCCCGCTCCCATGGGTGTGGGCAGGCACAGGAACACGACCCCGGCCTCGGCGACGGCGGCCGCGGTGTCGCCGGTGAAGTCGAGCAGGGCCGCGTCCAGGGCGTCCCGGACGGTCTCGGGCAGGCCGGGTTCGAGGATGTCGACCCGGGCCTCGCGCAGGCGTTCGACCTTGTGCAGGTCGGCGTCCGCGCACACCACGGAGTGCCCGAGTGAGGCCAGGCAGGCGCCGGTTGTCAGTCCGACGTAGCCGGTTCCGATCACGGCGACGCGTCGAGCAGGCACAGCAGATCACCTTTTCCGGTCGGTTGGGGGGGCACAGCGAGGACTCAAGTCACCAAGCGTTGACCGCAGTCAGGTATCGCATGCGGCGAAAACACGAGTCAACATTTGGTGACAACGGTCGGTGACTTTGAGACAGCCACCGCAGACTGGAACATGGGCGGATGGCCAGAGGGCCGTGGACCAGGAGGTGCGGTACGTGACCGGAGTACACAACGGCGAGGCGGCGAAGGCGGCGGCCCGCCGGCCCGACCGCAAACGCTCGGCCTCGGCGACGCGTACGGCGCTGCGGGCCGCCGCGGCCTTCCGCTTCGGCAAGTACGGCTACGAGGGCACCAGCGTGCGCGACATCGCGGGCGACGTGGGAGTGGACGCCGCACTCGTCTACCGCTACTTCGGCTCGAAAGAAGCGCTGTTCAACGACGTTTCCGGTACCGGCAAGATGTTCGAGCCGCTGCTGGACGAGCCGGTCGAGACGATCCCCGACTGGTTCTGCGCGCTGCTCATGGGGCCGCCGAAGGAGGGTGACTTCCCGCATCCGGTGCTCTCCGTACTGCGGTCCTCCGGCCGGGACGAGGCGGTGGCGCGGCTGCGCGCGGACTTCACGGACGTGTTCTCCCGCCGGCTGGCCGCCCGCCTCGGCGGCCCCGACGCCGACCTGCGGGCGGAGCTCCTCGCCGCCTGGATGCTCGGCACGAGCCTCATGCTCACCGAGATACGCCCACCCGCCCTGGCCGCGGCGCGGGACACCACGCTGGAGCGGTATCTGCGGGCGGGCATCGAGGTCCTGCTGGGCCCGGCACCGGCGAAGGACGACGGGGCGTCAGGGGCCGGGGACGAGGAAGGCGCCGCCGGCGACGGCTGACGCTGCCGCACCACGTGGGAACGACCGCCGGACCCGTCGTGCCCACGGGTCCTCGGTCAGGTGTGGGACAGGGCGAAGGAGACCAGGAAGCCGCACACGGTGATCAGCCCGATGGCCAGGTGGGCGTCCTGGAACGCCTCGGGGATCATCGTGTCGGCGATCATGGCGAGGATCGCCCCGGCGGCCACCGCCGTGACCGCCGCGATCACAGCGGGGGAGAACGCCCCGACGACGGCGTACCCGAGGACGGCCGAGACGGTACTGGCGGCGGCGATCGCCGTCCACACCCCGAAGACGTACGCCTTGCCGCGCCCGGCCCGCTTCATGCCCGCCGAACTGGACAGTCCCTCCGGCACGTTGCTGAGGAACACGGCCGCCACGGTCACCAGGCTGACCGCCCCGCCGTCGAGCAGGCTGACCCCGATGACCGCCGACTCCGGGATGCCGTCCAGCAGCGCTCCGAGCGCCAGCGCCGTCCCGGACCCGCCCTGCTCCGCCTCCGACGGCTGGGACTGCGACGACCGGTGGCCGGAGCGTTTGCGGTGCCGCGCCCCGCGCCCGGCCAGCCAGAGGTTGCCCACGGTGTAGGCGATCGCGCCGGCGAGCGAGCCGATCGCGGCCGGGGCGATCCCGGCCTGTTCGTACGCCTCACCGACCAACTCGAAGGAGACCGCCGACAGCAGGACCCCGGCACCGAAGGCCATCACCGTGGCGATCACCTTCTGCGGCACGCGCAGCCCGTACCCGAGCGCGGCGCCGAGCAGCAGCGCCGAGCCCGCCAGCAGTCCCCACAGTCCCGCCTGCACCACTTCAGCCATGCCGCTACCGGTACCCGGAGCCGTTCCGGCGTCACCTGCGGCTGCGGGCGCCCCCTAGGCACTGTCTGATAATTGATCTTGTGGTGGGTCGAGGTGAGTTGACGGATGCGGCATGGGAGCGGATAGCGCCCCTGCTGCCTGGTGTTGACGGTCGTGGTCGTCCGTGGCGGGATCACCGGCAGGTGATCAACGGGGTGTTGTGGCGGTTGCGGACCGGTGCTCCGTGGCGTGACCTGCCGGAACGCTACGGGCCGTGGCAGACGGTCTATGAACGGTTCGCCCGCTGGGAGGCGGACGGAACCTGGGCTCGCCTGCTCGAACAGGTCCATGTCCGCGACGACTCCGTCGGAGCCGTGGAGTGGACCGTGTCTGTCGACTCCACGATCAGCCGGGCCCATCAGCACGCCGCCGGAGCCCGCAAAAAGGGGCGGCGGCGGGGGACGAACTGGAAGATCCGGCACGCCCGTCGGCTGGCCAGGCGCTGGGCCGGTCCCGCGGCGGGCTGACCACCAAGCTCCACCTCGCCTGCGACGGCCGGGGCCTGCCCCTGGCTGTCGTCATCACGCCCGGCAACGTCAACGACTCCACCGTCTTCGACATGGTCATGGACGAGCTGAGGGTGCCCCGGACCGGCGCCGGGCGCCCCCGCCTCAGGCCCGATGCGGTCGTCGCGGACAAGGCGTACTCGTCCCGGGCGATCCGCCAGTCCCTGCGACGCAGAGGCATCCGGGCAGTGATCCCGGAGCGGGCGGACCAGAAGGCCAACCGCCTGCGGCGAGGGAAGGCCGGCGGCAGACCGCCGGCCTTCGACCGCGAGCTTTACAAGGCCCGCAACGTGATCGAACGCTGCTTCAACCGCCTCAAGCAGTTCCGCGCGATCGCCACCCGCTTCGACAAACTCGCCACCCGCTACAAGGCCGGAGTCCACCTCGCCGCACTCATCCTCTGGCTCCGCGAACCCAACCAAGATCCTTTGTCAGACAGGCCCTAGGGCCCTTCTGATGGATCTCCGCGGCGTCGCGACGCCCGGCACGCCCGCTCGCCGCACGGGGCGAAGGGCCAGGTGGCTCCGCCACATGACCCTCCGCCCCGCACGCCGATCGCACGCACCGAACGGCCGCTCCTTCTCCCACGGAGATCCATCAGAAGGGCCCTAGCCGACCCGCTGCATCGCCTTCCGGTGCCGCTCCGCCATCGCCGCCCCGGACTCGCGGCGGGCCATCCTGCGCAGGACGGACGGGGCGAGGAGCAGCCCGGCGACCGTCCAGGCGCCCAGCACGCCCGCTGTCTCCAGGTGCCGCCAGGACGCGCCGATCTCGACGGCGACCGCGTCGGCCGGCAGCAGCGCGGACCGCAGGGCGAGGCCGAGCCAGTACACGGGGAAGACCTGCCCGACGGTCTGCAGCCACTCGGGCAGCTTCGACAGCGGGAAGTAGATCCCGGAGATCACGACGAGCCCCATCACCGGGAGCATCAGCAACCCGACCGTGCGCGGGTTGTCGACGAGCGAGCCGATGACGGCGCCGGCCGGCAGGGTGGCCAGCAGACCCAGCGGGAGCGCCCACACCAGCGTCAGCAGCGCGCCGCCGCCCTGCCGGGCGACCCCGTCCACGAGGAACACGCCCACGGCGAAGGGGAGGGCCATGGAGGCCAGAGCCGTACCCGACACCATGACGATCTTGCCGACGAGGTGGCCGACCATGCCGTGGGGCACGGCCTTGGCCCGCAGCAGCGTGCCGTCCTCGCGCTCGGTCGCGAGCAGTTGCGCCGTGGTCATCATCCCGGTGAACGCCAGCGTCATCCCCAGCATGCTCGGCAGGATGAACGCGCCGGTGGAGATGCCGGTCCCCTTCAGCCGGTCGTCCCCGGCGAGGAACAGCGGAACGAGGAGCAGGACCGTCCAGAGCGCGTAACCGAACACGTCCTGGCCGGTGGTGAAGGTGTGCCGGAGCTCCGTCCAGCCGCGCCGCACCCCCACCCCGGCCGCGTACCACACCGGACTCATCGCGATCCCTCCCCGAAGCGGTGCGCAGCCCGTTCCTCGGGAACGCTCCCCGTCTCCAGCTCCCGCACCATGGTCGGGTAGGTGTCCTCCAGGCTCGCCCGGCGCACCTCCACCCCGCCGATCGCCTCGCCGTGCTCCTCGAACAGCCGCCGGACGAACCGGGTGGGCTCGGCCGTCGACTCCTCGAAACGCCGCCCGTCCCGCGTCCAGCGCACGGTGGCCCCGGCCGATGCCCGCCGGGACAGCTCCTCGGCCGGACCGTCGGCCACGATCCGGCCACCGGCCAGGATGAGGATCCGGTG
This genomic stretch from Streptomyces sp. Go-475 harbors:
- a CDS encoding glycoside hydrolase family 43 protein, encoding MTPHPAAPSRRTLLRALAALPASALLLGEAPGLLGSALAAAPPNGSATRYTIVPFLNSDDGTVNVYQSDDATDFRLLRASAYTPPTGRIRDASVIRHTDGYYYVTYTTRTWQDTSTTIGFARSSDRVNWTFLYDYTVPLANLSRAWAPEWFVDSDGSVSIIVSCSTTNDQWIFTPYLLRATNSALTAWSSPVPLSGIGANHIDTFIVKIGSTYHAFPKNETTKYIEYATASNLTGPYTIRRTGDWAGWGSYREGPALVRLDNGGWRMFFDGYGDGNYYYSDSYDTFATWSAPAALPGISGTARHFTVVKETVAGGPSLAKNVTRSFRSANYSTRYWQQQSSLLNLPVVSGSSTTAEKQAATFTVVAGLADGSGYSFRDTAGNYLRHWDFRARFDPNDGTSTLAKDATFVLRAGAASGSVRFESYNYPGYYLRHYSYQLRVERSNGTDLFRQDSSFVPVAAWA
- a CDS encoding glycosyltransferase, coding for MRVLCTTLGSPSHGRAQLPLLRALAGAGHQVLVVTTEALVPVFRDDDVQVKAALAEFNPLAAAAPYLAELQGSTVDLTEPTEALDRLLMRHVAGPGVKPYLDVLLPLTRDFGPDVILRDGMDMSAVLTAELLGVPQLPTPSGFSNMLDPAEVLPQLNERRAELGLPAGDDPLSIAPHGRVDYVPPAFSFARHLSRAWSYRQTVDVERGGVLPQWAAGLPTDRPLVYAAIGTALPQLRERTADEDTPLPVRLPDPAESLRAILGAAAELDDCTVVVSTSGVPVDTEGLPGHVHVTERVPQPLLLESVDLFVTHGGFNSIREAMRTGTPLAVLPHFGDQPANARRVEELGLGRHITDRSARGIADVCREFLADPGPRARARSAQLAMLALPEIGQAVGDLTGIAG
- a CDS encoding ZIP family zinc transporter, which gives rise to MAEVVQAGLWGLLAGSALLLGAALGYGLRVPQKVIATVMAFGAGVLLSAVSFELVGEAYEQAGIAPAAIGSLAGAIAYTVGNLWLAGRGARHRKRSGHRSSQSQPSEAEQGGSGTALALGALLDGIPESAVIGVSLLDGGAVSLVTVAAVFLSNVPEGLSSSAGMKRAGRGKAYVFGVWTAIAAASTVSAVLGYAVVGAFSPAVIAAVTAVAAGAILAMIADTMIPEAFQDAHLAIGLITVCGFLVSFALSHT
- a CDS encoding UDP-glucose/GDP-mannose dehydrogenase family protein, which gives rise to MPARRVAVIGTGYVGLTTGACLASLGHSVVCADADLHKVERLREARVDILEPGLPETVRDALDAALLDFTGDTAAAVAEAGVVFLCLPTPMGAGGAADLAAVEAVAAQIREVLPPGCVVVNKSTVPVGTSERVATLLGRDDVAVVSNPEFLREGRAVHDFLHPDRIVIGAADRDAARRVADLYAGLDAPLVLTDPASAELTKYAANFFLAMKLSFANNLATVCERFGADIDDVTEGIGRDPRIGSAFLRPGPGWGGSCLPKDTHALLTVCELAGVDFPLLRATIETNVAHQRQLVDRVAASCGSGADGSLHGVRLALYGLTFKAGTSDLRDSPALSVARLLRERGAELTAYDPALREERPDLSDLLDLADDPVRAAEGAAACLVLTEWPELRDLDWAAIAARMAGREVHDFRNLLDADRLARAGLSRHGIGRADTPARVA
- a CDS encoding DUF4333 domain-containing protein, encoding MQRSTFFVGAVGGATAVVALGGLGTHLLSGTESTSRLDEHSTASVDGHKALAANIVAGRTESKYHPLPWVGDKLSGVSCPTGLKAVAGATLTCTGKRSDGKTVEIPVRVTRAGAKSVTWTFER
- a CDS encoding TetR/AcrR family transcriptional regulator, which translates into the protein MTGVHNGEAAKAAARRPDRKRSASATRTALRAAAAFRFGKYGYEGTSVRDIAGDVGVDAALVYRYFGSKEALFNDVSGTGKMFEPLLDEPVETIPDWFCALLMGPPKEGDFPHPVLSVLRSSGRDEAVARLRADFTDVFSRRLAARLGGPDADLRAELLAAWMLGTSLMLTEIRPPALAAARDTTLERYLRAGIEVLLGPAPAKDDGASGAGDEEGAAGDG
- a CDS encoding MDR family MFS transporter is translated as MTFSDTRDQGAAGDMPPRLSHRQITTVMSGLVLGMFLGALDQTVVSSALRTIADDLHGLTAQAWVTTAYLITATIATPLYGKLSDIHGRRPVYLAAIALFTVGSLLCGCATSIYELAAFRAVQGLGGGGLMSLAMTIVADITTPRERGRYQGYFMAVFGGASIVGPLVGGAFADRAELLGIAGWRWIFLINVPLAAAAAVAITRVLRFPHRRVRHRLDYAGALALAVGLVPLLTVAEQGRVWGWDSPRALVMYAVGGAGLAVFVLVERRSGDAALLPPRLFRVRTFRLGVGLHFVVGIGMFGAMTTLPLYLQLVRGMSPIAAGLATLPTVAANLAVTLLTGRMIARTGRFKVHLVAGVGSFTAAMLVFATLRVDSPLWHPALGMVLMGSGLGASMQTLTTLAQCEVPRTDMGAATASVNFFRSNGGTVGTAAFLSILFTTAAGRIAERLAEARSDPAYRHLLAEPDNARALSGVLRPGGGVNLEDSAFLHALDPGVALPFLEGYVTSMRLVFLTGAAVSLVAFALAAWRVPDLTLSDE
- a CDS encoding ABC transporter permease; this translates as MSPVWYAAGVGVRRGWTELRHTFTTGQDVFGYALWTVLLLVPLFLAGDDRLKGTGISTGAFILPSMLGMTLAFTGMMTTAQLLATEREDGTLLRAKAVPHGMVGHLVGKIVMVSGTALASMALPFAVGVFLVDGVARQGGGALLTLVWALPLGLLATLPAGAVIGSLVDNPRTVGLLMLPVMGLVVISGIYFPLSKLPEWLQTVGQVFPVYWLGLALRSALLPADAVAVEIGASWRHLETAGVLGAWTVAGLLLAPSVLRRMARRESGAAMAERHRKAMQRVG
- a CDS encoding IS5 family transposase (programmed frameshift) — translated: MVGRGELTDAAWERIAPLLPGVDGRGRPWRDHRQVINGVLWRLRTGAPWRDLPERYGPWQTVYERFARWEADGTWARLLEQVHVRDDSVGAVEWTVSVDSTISRAHQHAAGARKKGPAAGDELEDPARPSAGQALGRSRGGLTTKLHLACDGRGLPLAVVITPGNVNDSTVFDMVMDELRVPRTGAGRPRLRPDAVVADKAYSSRAIRQSLRRRGIRAVIPERADQKANRLRRGKAGGRPPAFDRELYKARNVIERCFNRLKQFRAIATRFDKLATRYKAGVHLAALILWLREPNQDPLSDRP